From one Culex quinquefasciatus strain JHB chromosome 3, VPISU_Cqui_1.0_pri_paternal, whole genome shotgun sequence genomic stretch:
- the LOC6050482 gene encoding sarcosine dehydrogenase, mitochondrial encodes MFRLGKRSFTKFKEQIAGQGVPSVTRIGQGLSRRSLSSESTLPESADVVIIGGGSAGCNTLYQLTKRGIRAVLLEKNKLTAGTTWHTAGLVWRLRPNDVEIKLLASTRNLLMRLEEETDHNSGWINNGGLFISHSDERLNEYKRLATLGKCFGIESHILTPEEAQEVFPLLDPAGFTGALYSPGDGVVDPAMMCTALTKASVANGGMIVEDCSVSEIVTGENLLGVRDVRGVVTNKGMLRTNTVVNAMGVWGRDLIEPLGIHLPLIPMKHAYVVSETMDGINQMMPNIRDHDSSIYFRIQGKSICMGGYENNPILLDRVPGDFHFGLYDLDYSVFDTHIQGAVKICPEFGKAGIKSTICGPESFTPDHKPLMGPDPIINGLFHNCGFNSAGMMLGAGCAEQLAKWIIHDRPDLHMFAYDIRRFSPKQKKALNWATERSHEAYAKNYSIVFPHDEALAGRNFTVDPFHKQMIQHGAVMEERHGWERPGYFLPEDTVVVQPYDWYGYYDYPKNTNTNYEEALQKDYTFGFPEHHDLIGEEAHTCRQEAVLFNLSYFCKLFLTGSQAKEAADWIFTADTNKPKGKTVYTCALNKRGGVEADVTVSIVESGQGELHDPIFKGRGYYIVAGGASAYHTKSHLLATIQEKALRAVVTDQTEELGVLSIQGPKSREILQKITDFDLSDEEQLPPNSNAVLSLKINPFYSCNVRVLRVSFVGELGYELHIPEESCNDVYNALMKAGYKDGLRNAGYRALYSLSSEKGYHLWGNDLRADDTPVEANLGFTCRKKGDYQGKAVVDRQLENGINKKLVFFTLRDQVPIWGLEAVYRNGEIIGHMRRGEYGYTLQKPIGQAYVTRPDGDYVTNEFIRSGRYQVEVMGRMYDAECHLRSPFDPKGERILGIYK; translated from the exons ATGTTCCGACTAGGCAAACGCAGCTTCACCAAGTTCAAAGAGCAGATCGCCGGCCAAGGAGTACCATCAGTGACCAGGATCGGACAGGGATTATCCAGAAGAAGTTTGTCCTCGGAATCGACACTTCCGGAAAGTGCTGATGTCGTCATTATTG GTGGAGGATCCGCTGGATGTAATACGTTGTATCAGCTGACGAAGCGCGGTATTCGGGCTGTTCTGCTTGAGAAGAACAAGCTAACCGCTGGAACCACATGGCATACGGCGGGGCTGGTGTGGCGTCTGCGGCCCAACGATGTCGAGATCAAGCTGCTGGCATCGACTCGTAATCTACTGATGAGGTTGGAAGAAGAAACCGATCACAATTCCGGATGGATCAACAACGGAGGACTGTTTATATCGCATTCCGACGAACGGCTCAACGAGTACAAGCGACTGGCAACACTGGGCAAGTGTTTCGGCATTGAAAGCCACATCCTGACTCCGGAAGAGGCGCAGGAAGTATTTCCACTGCTGGATCCAGCAGGATTCACTGGAGCTCTGTATTCTCCTGGAGACGGAGTGGTTGATCCGGCCATGATGTGTACCGCATTGACAAAGGCTTCCGTTGCAAACGGCGGAATGATCGTCGAGGACTGCTCGGTCAGTGAGATCGTAACGGGAGAGAATCTGCTCGGAGTTCGGGATGTGCGAGGAGTTGTTACCAACAAGGGAATGCTTCGTACGAATACGGTGGTTAATGCGATGGGTGTTTGGGGACGAGATCTCATTGAACCCTTGGGCATTCATCTGCCACTGATTCCGATGAAGCATGCTTACGTGGTATCGGAAACCATGGACGGCATAAACCAGATGATGCCAAACATCCGCGATCATGACTCCAGCATCTACTTCCGTATCCAAGGCAAATCAATCTGCATGGGAGGATACGAGAACAACCCGATTCTGCTCGATCGTGTTCCTGGAGATTTCCACTTTGGTCTGTACGACCTGGATTATTCCGTGTTCGACACGCACATTCAGGGTGCGGTGAAGATATGTCCGGAATTCGGCAAAGCCGGCATCAAGAGTACGATCTGCGGTCCGGAGTCGTTCACGCCGGATCACAAACCGTTGATGGGGCCCGATCCGATCATTAACGGACTGTTCCACAACTGTGGCTTCAATTCTGCCGGGATGATGCTTGGCGCGGGCTGTGCTGAGCAGCTTGCCAAGTGGATCATCCACGATCGTCCCGATCTGCACATGTTTGCATACGACATCCGACGATTCAGCCCTAAACAGAAGAAGGCGCTCAACTGGGCTACCGAGAGGAGTCACGAAGCGTACGCCAAGAACTACAGCATTGTGTTTCCGCATGATGAGGCGCTTGCCGGAAGAAACTTTACCGTGGATCCCTTCCACAAG CAAATGATCCAGCACGGTGCCGTGATGGAGGAACGGCACGGCTGGGAACGTCCCGGATACTTCCTGCCGGAGGACACCGTTGTGGTACAACCGTACGATTGGTACGGCTACTACGACTACCCGAAGAACACCAACACAAACTACGAGGAAGCGCTGCAAAAGGACTACACGTTTGGCTTTCCCGAGCATCACGATCTG ATCGGCGAAGAAGCGCACACCTGTCGCCAGGAAGCGGTCCTGTTTAATCTGAGCTACTTCTGCAAGCTGTTCCTGACCGGAAGCCAGGCAAAGGAAGCGGCCGACTGGATCTTTACCGCGGACACGAACAAACCAAAGGGCAA AACCGTCTACACTTGCGCCCTGAACAAGCGAGGCGGTGTGGAAGCTGATGTTACAGTTAGTATTGTGGAGTCCGGACAGGGTGAACTGCACGATCCTATCTTCAAG GGTCGCGGGTACTACATCGTTGCGGGTGGAGCCTCGGCCTATCACACCAAGTCGCACCTGCTTGCTACGATCCAGGAGAAGGCGCTGCGAGCAGTTGTTACTGATCAAACGGAAGAGTTGGGGGTGCTTTCGATCCAGGGACCAAAGAGTAGAGAGATCCTGCAGAAGATCACCGATTTCGATCTGAGCGATGAGGAGCAACTCCCGCCGAACTCGAACGCCGTGTTGAGCTTGAAGATCAATCCGTTCTACTCGTGTAACGTCCGTGTGTTGCGAGTTAGTTTCGTAGGAGAGCTCGGGTACGAGTTGCACATTCCGGAAGAGAGCTGCAACGATGTGTACAACGCGTTGATGAAGGCTGGATACAAGGATGGACTTAGGAACGCTGGTTACCGCGCGTTGTACTCGCTGAGCAGCGAAAAGGGTTATCACCTTTGGGGTAATGACCTGCGGGCGGACGATACCCCGGTGGAGGCCAACCTTGGATTCACGTGCAGAAAGAAGGGCGACTACCAGGGAAAGGCGGTCGTCGACCGGCAGCTGGAGAATGGAATCAACAAGAAGCTGGTGTTCTTCACGTTAAGGGATCAG GTGCCAATCTGGGGGCTGGAGGCGGTCTACCGCAACGGCGAAATCATCGGACACATGCGACGTGGCGAGTACGGATACACCCTGCAGAAGCCGATCGGTCAAGCTTACGTGACCCGGCCGGACGGTGATTACGTGACGAACGAGTTTATCCGAAGCGGTCGCTACCAGGTCGAGGTCATGGGCAGGATGTACGATGCCGAGTGTCACCTGCGCAGTCCGTTCGATCCCAAGGGCGAACGAATCCTGGGCATCTATAAATAA
- the LOC6050483 gene encoding neurogenic differentiation factor 1 — protein MPKRKRSKSPNLDLIEDGFDDELDSNDDKSDTPIQRNAANARERARMRVLSKAFFNLKRNIPWVPADTKLSKLDTLRLAKNYISYLAATLDGQSVENISTNLGQPAKTAWPFIFQPVQPHDATSNAKASRLVPVVSRTDKNGIKSQPSSAASAPTGTSFAATADSGFEESRSLNQQYHHAIVHHHHQNQNHRGHSSAADASNHLHGYSHLQHHHLVHSMSD, from the exons ATGCCGAAAAGAAAACGCAGTAAATCACCCAATTTGGATTTAATTGAGGATGGATTTGACGATGAGCTGGATTCGAACG ACGACAAATCCGACACCCCCATCCAGCGGAACGCGGCCAACGCCCGGGAACGAGCCCGAATGCGCGTCCTGTCAAAGGCATTTTTCAACCTGAAGCGAAACATCCCGTGGGTCCCCGCAGACACAAAACTCTCAAAGTTGGACACTCTGCGACTAGCGAAAAATTACATCAGCTATCTGGCCGCTACCCTGGACGGCCAATCGGTGGAGAATATTTCCACCAACCTGGGCCAGCCGGCAAAAACG GCATGGCCCTTCATATTCCAACCGGTGCAGCCGCACGATGCGACGTCCAACGCCAAGGCGTCAAGGCTTGTTCCCGTGGTTAGCCGAACCGACAAGAACGGTATCAAATCTCAGCCGTCATCGGCAGCATCTGCTCCGACGGGAACGTCATTTGCCGCGACGGCCGATTCTGGCTTCGAAGAATCTCGATCGCTGAACCAGCAGTATCATCACGCAATCGTGCACCATCatcaccagaaccagaaccatcGAGGACATTCATCGGCAGCAGATGCTAGCAATCATCTTCACGGCTATTCTCATCTTCAGCATCACCATTTAGTTCATTCTATGAGCGATTGA
- the LOC6050484 gene encoding glutamate-rich WD repeat-containing protein 1 — MSSRDEERMEFAEDQNIEDAILAGESDDGGSDDEEAGDEAMGDEEGAGGGQVYLPGRKLNNDEELVCDESAYVMLHQAHTGAPCLSFDIVADPLGDDREAFPLTAFMVAGTQAARTHVNSVIVMKMGNLHRTSKERAEDDEDDSDLESDEEDGEEDKRPVMSCALIKHAGCVNRIRATTFNNTHYVATWSEMGRVNIYNINDQLAAVDDEHACKNYENNKVGDGVKPDFVFSGHQKEGFAVDWCTTTRGMLATGDCRRDIHIWRPNDKGSWTVDQRPLIGHTESVEDIQWSPNEPNVLASCSVDKSIRIWDCRAAPSKACMLTAEKCHESDVNVISWNRNEPLIASGGDDGYLHIWDLRQFQSKSAVATFKHHTNHVTTVEWHPKESTILASGGDDDQIALWDLSVERDDDDERNDPQLKDLPPQLLFVHQGQTEIKELHWHPQLKGVILSTAHSGFNVFRTISV; from the exons ATGTCCTCCCGCGACGAAGAACGGATGGAGTTCGCCGAGGACCAGAACATCGAGGATGCGATCCTGGCCGGGGAAAGTGACGACGGCGGCAGCGACGATGAAGAAGCCGGTGATGAGGCGATGGGGGACGAGGAAGGGGCGGGTGGTGGCCAGGTGTATTTGCCGGGACGGAAGCTGAACAACGACGAGGAACTGGTTTGTGATGAGTCGGCTTATGTGATGCTGCACCAGGCCCATACGGGGGCGCCCTGTTTGAGCTTTGACATTGTTGCCGATCCGCTTGGGGATGACCGGGAGGCGTTTCCGCTGACGGCGTTCATGGTGGCGGGGACACAGGCGGCGCGGACCCACGTGAACAGTGTGATTGTGATGAAGATGGGGAACTTGCACAGGACGTCGAAGGAGCGGGCGGAGGACGATGAGGATGATTCGGATTTGGAGAGTGACGAGGAGGATGGGGAAGAGGATAAGCGGCCGGTGATGAGTTGCGCGTTGATTAAGCACGCTGGGTGTGTGAACCGGATTCGGGCGACGACGTTTAACAACACTCACTACGTGGCCACTTGGAGCGAGATGGGTCGGGTTAATATCTACAATATAAATGATCAGCTGGCGGCCGTTGACGACGAGCACGCGTGCAAAAATTACGAGAATAACAAGGTTGGAGATGGGGTGAAGCCGGACTTTGTGTTCTCCGGTCACCAGAAGGAGGGCTTTGCCGTGGACTGGTGTACGACGACGCGAGGAATGCTGGCCACCGGGGACTGCCGTCGGGACATTCACATCTGGCGGCCGAACGATAAGGGATCGTGGACGGTGGACCAGCGGCCACTGATTGGACACACCGAATCGGTGGAGGACATCCAGTGGAGTCCGAACGAGCCAAACGTGCTGGCCAGCTGCTCGGTGGACAAGTCGATTCGGATTTGGGATTGTCGGGCGGCTCCTTCGAAGGCGTGCATGTTGACGGCGGAAAAGTGCCACGAAAGTGACGTCAACGTCATCAGCTGGAACCGGAACGAACCGCTGATAGCTAGTG GTGGCGACGACGGTTACCTCCATATCTGGGACCTCCGTCAGTTCCAGTCAAAGTCGGCGGTCGCGACGTTCAAGCACCACACCAACCACGTCACCACCGTTGAGTGGCACCCGAAGGAGTCCACGATTTTGGCGAGTGGTGGCGACGACGATCAGATCGCGCTGTGGGATCTGTCCGTGGAACGGGATGACGACGACGAGCGGAACGATCCCCAGCTGAAGGATCTGCCGCCGCAGTTGCTGTTTGTGCACCAGGGTCAAACGGAAATTAAGGAGCTGCACTGGCACCCCCAGCTTAAGGGTGTCATTTTGTCCACGGCCCACAGCGGATTCAACGTGTTCCGAACAATCAGCGTTTAA
- the LOC6050485 gene encoding mismatch repair endonuclease PMS2 produces the protein MIDTEEDMIAPTPTAADSKKITAIDRDTVHRICSGQVVLNLAIAVKELVENSIDAGATVVEVKLKDYGAELVEVVDNGSGVEQRNFEGMTAKYHTSKLREFSDLAGIETFGFRGEALSSLCALADMVIVTRHETAPHGTKLELNHRGVITKRSPIARAVGTTVSLSNLFSTLPVRKKEFQKNVKKEFFKMSQILQAYCLVSTGVRIICTNQKKKGQKEVVMSTQGTGSVLDNITTVFGTKQAAELVQLKQAIGTNGKILDLNESDFDENISMTQEEVDSLNLSRYTIEGYISSCAHGSGRSARDRQFFFVNSRPCEPKQIIKLVNETYHKYNASHTPFVFLNLKMDRADVDVNLTPDKRQLLMNNEKILLLALKKSLLKTFGNIPSTFKMQNLNVSETTRLLNISFKSDRGTEDESEREDSFTTSGASLRRLTDAFGRKEVPPVSSKRKRDSPAKLPKIDVFMISTPKQEKASFEDDATLERLPKMARNSTMIGEDRDATVKSRSPPSSKVEIFQVAEKVDRPVEIAEPVASSSSTNVLSALDVPDEVRVIRCRSKSPNETVLEPLCMKPTETSIEIEESPLEAETSLAVNGQRNLEIDMSSLKELVDRERKLELQEAARKRVSLSKLKFKCKINPNSNRAAEDELQMEITKEKFGKMEIIGQFNLGFIIARLDADLFIIDQHATDEKYNFEDLQRNTVLQNQKLVVPQPLELTAVNEMILMDSLEIFEMNGFQFEVDGGAEPTKKIKLVAKPFSKNWEFGKEDIDELIFMLQDAVPNTVCRPSRVRSMFASRACRKSVMIGKALTVAEMRRLVTHMGEIEQPWNCPHGRPTMRHLVNLTMLEQTTPEQEHDEQ, from the exons ATGATCGACACCGAGGAGGACATGATCGCGCCGACGCCAACGGCCGCGGACTCGAAGAAAATCACAGCTATTGACCGCGACACGGTGCATCGGATCTGTTCCGGCCAAGTGGTGCTGAACTTGGCGATCGCCGTAAAAGAACTGGTGGAGAACTCAATCGACGCCGGTGCCACCGTGGTCGAGGTGAAGCTCAAAGATTACGGCGCGGAACTGGTCGAAGTGGTGGACAACGGCAGTGGGGTAGAGCAGCGGAACTTTGAGGGCATGACCGCGAAGTACCACACGTCGAAGCTGAGGGAGTTTTCCGATCTGGCCGGGATTGAGACGTTTGGGTTTAGGGGGGAAGCGCTGAGCTCGCTGTGTGCCCTGGCGGACATGGTCATCGTAACGAGACACGAAACGGCGCCGCATGGGACGAAGCTGGAGCTGAACCATCGCGGGGTCATAACGAAGCGGAGTCCAATTGCGAGGGCAGTTGGGACGACGGTGTCGTTGAGTAATCTGTTTTCTACGCTGCCGGTGCGGAAGAAGGAGTTCCAGAAGAATGTAAAGAAGGAGTTTTTCAAGATGAGTCAGATTTTGCAAGCTTACTGTTTGGTGTCAACGGGCGTTAGGATCATCTGCACGAATCAGAAGAAGAAAGGTCAAAAGGAAGTGGTGATGAGTACGCAGGGGACTGGTTCCGTGTTGGACAACATAACGACAGTTTTCGGCACCAAACAGGCTGCCGAACTGGTCCAACTGAAGCAAGCTATTGGCACGAATGGAAAGATTCTGGATTTGAATGAAAGTGACTTTGACGAGAATATCTCGATGACACAGGAGGAAGTGGACAGTCTAAACTTGTCCAGGTATACAATCGAAGGTTACATTTCCAGCTGCGCCCACGGTTCCGGACGCTCCGCGCGAGATCGCCAATTTTTCTTCGTAAACTCGCGACCCTGCGAACCCAAACAGATCATCAAGCTGGTCAACGAAACCTACCACAAGTACAACGCAAGCCACACTCCGTTCGTGTTCCTGAACCTGAAAATGGACCGCGCCGACGTCGACGTCAACCTGACCCCGGACAAGCGCCAACTGCTGATGAACAACGAAAAAATCCTGCTACTCGCGCTCAAAAAGTCCCTGCTCAAAACGTTCGGCAACATTCCGTCCACCTTCAAGATGCAGAATCTCAACGTGAGCGAAACCACGCGGCTGCTCAACATTTCGTTCAAGTCGGATCGCGGCACCGAGGATGAGAGTGAGCGGGAGGATAGCTTCACGACGAGTGGGGCGTCCCTGCGGCGACTGACGGACGCGTTTGGACGGAAGGAAGTGCCGCCGGTGAGCAGCAAGCGGAAGCGGGACAGTCCGGCCAAGCTGCCGAAGATTGACGTGTTCATGATCTCTACGCCGAAGCAAGAGAAAGCAAGCTTTGAGGATGATGCGACACTGGAAAGGCTACCGAAAATGGCGCGCAATTCGACCATGATCGGTGAGGATCGCGATGCAACTGTGAAGAGTAGATCTCCTCCTTCGAGCAAAGTCGAGATCTTTCAAGTTGCGGAGAAAGTGGATCGACCAGTAGAAATTGCGGAACCGGTGGCGAGTAGTTCGAGTACGAATGTTCTTTCAGCGCTCGACGTACCCGACGAGGTCCGGGTCATCCGTTGTCGCAGTAAAAGTCCAAACGAAACGGTGCTGGAGCCACTCTGCATGAAGCCGACGGAAACTTCAATCGAGATTGAGGAATCGCCGCTGGAAGCGGAAACGTCCCTCGCGGTGAACGGGCAGCGCAACCTTGAAATCGACATGTCATCGCTGAAGGAGCTGGTTGATCGTGAGCGAAAACTGGAGCTACAGGAGGCCGCCCGGAAGCGGGTTTCGTTGAGCAAGCTAAAGTTCAAGTGTAAGATTAATCCGAACAGCAATCGCGCTGCCGAGGACGAGCTGCAGATGGAGATCACGAAGGAAAAGTTTGGGAAGATGGAGATCATTGGTCAGTTCAATTTGGGCTTTATAATTGCGAGGTTGGACGCGGATTTGTTCATCATCGATCAGCACGCGACAGACGAAAAGtacaactttgaagatctgcAGCGAAATACGGTGCTGCAGAACCAGAAGCTGGTCGTGCCGCAGCCGCTCGAGTTGACCGCCGTAAACGAGATGATCCTGATGGACAGCCTGGAAATTTTCGAAATGAACGGCTTTCAGTTTGAGGTCGATGGCGGCGCGGAACCGACGAAGAAGATCAAACTGGTGGCGAAACCGTTCAGCAAAAATTGGGAGTTTGGAAAGGAGGACATCGACGAGCTGATCTTTATGCTACAGGATGCCGTCCCGAACACGGTGTGTCGACCGTCGCGAGTGCGCTCAATGTTTGCCTCGCGAGCCTGCCGGAAGTCCGTGATGATTGGCAAGGCGCTGACGGTCGCAGAAATGCGCCGGCTGGTCACGCACATGGGCGAGATCGAGCAACCTTGG AACTGTCCCCACGGACGACCTACGATGCGGCACCTGGTGAACTTGACCATGCTTGAGCAAACCACGCCGGAGCAGGAGCATGACGAGCAGTAA